Proteins found in one Terribacillus sp. DMT04 genomic segment:
- a CDS encoding FbpB family small basic protein, with protein sequence MRPRKLSLEELVTQNKNELLQDDQEMLRIEESLDKKYGIQTDHME encoded by the coding sequence ATGAGACCTCGTAAGCTTTCTTTAGAGGAATTAGTCACGCAAAACAAAAATGAGTTATTACAAGATGATCAGGAAATGCTTCGAATTGAAGAATCGCTGGATAAGAAATACGGCATCCAAACTGATCATATGGAATAA
- a CDS encoding aminotransferase A, with protein sequence MEQYINPHVKDIQISGIRRFYNLVAGKKDMISLTIGQPDFPTPLHVKEAGIEAIRSNQTTYTPNAGLMELRQAVRSFYTKYAPAYQAEDEIIVTTGASQAIDITLRTILQPGDEVVVPGPVYPGYEPLIALAGAKTVLADTTANGFKLTKSVLEQYITPQTKCVILPYPSNPTGVTLTYEELEEIAAYLANKDIFILSDEIYSELTYDQPHVSIASFPQVRQKTIIINGLSKSHSMTGWRIGFTLAPAWLSTHMLKVHQYNATCASSVSQHAATEALTNGLEDPADMRLAYRERRDYCLERLARMGLTVEKPNGAFYIFPKFPIKQMTSFELGLALVEKSGLAIVPGDAFSHLGEGYMRLSYAYSMEQLEEGMDRLERFLSSHLLT encoded by the coding sequence ATGGAACAGTATATCAACCCGCATGTAAAAGACATTCAAATTTCCGGTATTCGCCGGTTCTACAATTTGGTAGCAGGTAAAAAAGATATGATCAGTCTCACAATCGGTCAGCCTGATTTCCCGACTCCGCTTCATGTAAAAGAAGCAGGTATCGAGGCAATTCGCTCTAATCAAACAACGTATACACCAAATGCGGGCTTAATGGAATTGCGACAAGCTGTTCGTTCCTTTTATACAAAGTACGCACCTGCTTATCAAGCTGAAGATGAGATTATTGTTACGACCGGAGCTTCTCAAGCAATAGATATTACGCTGCGTACAATTCTCCAGCCGGGAGATGAAGTCGTTGTACCAGGTCCTGTTTATCCGGGATATGAACCGCTTATTGCCCTTGCAGGAGCAAAAACAGTTTTAGCAGATACAACAGCAAATGGTTTTAAATTAACAAAGTCGGTGCTAGAACAATACATTACACCGCAAACGAAATGTGTTATTCTGCCTTATCCATCAAATCCGACAGGTGTCACACTTACATATGAAGAACTAGAAGAGATTGCCGCATATTTAGCTAATAAAGACATTTTCATTTTATCTGATGAGATTTATAGTGAACTTACGTATGACCAGCCACATGTTTCGATTGCTAGTTTCCCGCAAGTTCGACAAAAGACAATCATTATTAATGGTTTAAGTAAATCTCATTCCATGACAGGCTGGCGAATCGGATTCACATTAGCACCTGCCTGGTTAAGCACCCATATGCTTAAGGTTCATCAATACAATGCAACATGCGCTTCTTCTGTCAGTCAACACGCTGCCACAGAAGCATTAACAAACGGTTTAGAAGATCCTGCTGATATGCGTCTGGCTTATCGAGAACGTCGTGATTATTGCTTGGAACGCCTAGCAAGAATGGGGTTAACAGTCGAGAAGCCGAACGGCGCTTTTTATATATTTCCGAAATTCCCAATAAAGCAAATGACTTCATTTGAGCTCGGATTAGCGCTCGTCGAGAAATCTGGATTAGCAATCGTACCAGGAGATGCATTCTCTCATCTTGGCGAGGGGTATATGCGCCTTTCCTATGCTTATAGCATGGAGCAGCTTGAGGAAGGCATGGACCGATTGGAAAGATTTCTTTCTTCCCATCTACTGACATAA
- a CDS encoding mechanosensitive ion channel family protein gives MNFLTDGLNFNYDGLIEIVISVGLQLLLIVIGYFVLRAVGKKLISSSLNKASTKQRISTSRMVTLEKLLLNTYGYTLIFLLVVMIFGVFDIQIGPLIAGAGIIGLAIGFGAQGLVSDVVTGFFILLERQIEVGDVITTSGYNGVVEEVGLRTTQVRSFDGTLNFIPNRNITGISNHSRGNMRAMVDIGISYEDDIDHALRVLQEICEDFQHDERFREGPDVIGVQELGASEVTLRIIGHTANMEQYGAERDMKKAIKEAFDKEGIEIPYPHQVFMQRTEESAKQ, from the coding sequence ATGAATTTTCTAACCGACGGACTAAATTTTAACTATGACGGGTTAATTGAAATCGTCATCTCAGTAGGTCTGCAGCTGCTGCTAATTGTAATAGGGTATTTTGTTTTACGAGCAGTAGGTAAAAAGCTTATTAGCTCCAGCTTAAACAAAGCCAGCACAAAACAGCGCATATCAACTAGCAGAATGGTGACGCTGGAAAAACTTTTGCTCAATACATATGGGTATACATTGATTTTCCTGCTTGTTGTCATGATTTTTGGCGTATTTGATATCCAAATTGGACCGCTAATTGCCGGTGCCGGCATTATCGGATTGGCAATCGGTTTCGGTGCGCAAGGGTTAGTAAGTGATGTGGTTACAGGTTTCTTCATATTACTTGAAAGGCAAATAGAAGTTGGCGATGTCATTACGACTTCCGGCTATAATGGCGTAGTAGAAGAAGTAGGATTACGGACAACGCAAGTAAGAAGCTTTGATGGAACACTTAATTTCATCCCAAACAGAAATATTACTGGTATTAGCAATCATTCCCGCGGGAACATGCGCGCAATGGTCGACATCGGCATCAGTTATGAAGATGATATTGATCATGCACTTCGTGTTCTTCAAGAAATTTGCGAAGACTTCCAGCACGATGAACGCTTCCGTGAAGGCCCGGACGTTATTGGTGTTCAAGAATTGGGAGCCTCTGAAGTGACGCTTCGTATTATCGGTCATACTGCTAATATGGAACAATATGGTGCTGAAAGAGATATGAAAAAAGCGATCAAGGAAGCTTTCGACAAAGAAGGAATCGAAATCCCTTATCCGCATCAAGTATTTATGCAGCGGACAGAAGAAAGCGCAAAGCAATAA
- a CDS encoding metallophosphoesterase: MKNNKKKWLSAAAGTLLAGAGLGLTYARYIEPATLVTKSYTLTSERLPEEFSGLKIVQFSDLHLGYHYSIRKLRRLVRHIQEQQADLIVFTGDFADRPIRLKWKQEIVDCLTDLHAPLGKYWIFGNHDYRDDSEAIVAKYMKAGGFTALHNTATLLKRQQKHIILAGIDDVIRSTPNLHAATQHSSDDLFTILLAHEPDLAENVKHLPVDVQLSGHSHGGQVRIPFYGEVIVPPYGRRYPNSYYEIGSRPLHVFVSRGVGTTRMPIRFACPPEISTLTLNYGQQNVEEH, from the coding sequence ATGAAAAACAACAAAAAAAAATGGCTGTCCGCAGCTGCGGGGACACTACTTGCTGGTGCCGGACTTGGACTTACATATGCCAGATACATTGAACCAGCAACATTAGTTACCAAATCCTACACGCTGACAAGCGAGCGTTTGCCGGAGGAATTCAGCGGACTGAAAATTGTGCAGTTTAGTGATTTACATTTGGGTTATCATTACTCTATTAGGAAACTAAGACGGCTTGTTCGTCACATACAAGAGCAGCAAGCAGATCTAATCGTATTCACAGGCGATTTCGCCGATCGACCAATCCGGCTGAAATGGAAGCAAGAAATCGTTGACTGTCTAACGGACTTGCACGCTCCCCTAGGAAAGTATTGGATTTTTGGAAACCATGACTATCGCGATGATAGCGAAGCAATCGTTGCGAAATACATGAAAGCTGGGGGCTTCACTGCACTCCATAATACTGCCACTCTATTAAAACGCCAGCAAAAACATATTATTCTTGCAGGTATTGATGATGTTATACGGAGTACACCAAATTTGCATGCTGCAACACAGCACAGCAGTGATGACCTCTTCACCATTCTGTTAGCGCACGAACCTGATTTAGCTGAGAACGTAAAACATTTACCAGTTGATGTTCAGCTTTCTGGACATTCACATGGCGGTCAAGTACGTATTCCTTTTTACGGAGAGGTAATTGTCCCGCCTTATGGAAGACGCTATCCAAATAGTTATTATGAGATTGGTTCCCGGCCTTTGCATGTATTCGTATCCAGAGGCGTTGGAACAACCAGGATGCCAATTCGATTTGCATGCCCGCCCGAAATCAGTACCCTTACCTTAAATTACGGACAGCAGAATGTGGAAGAGCATTAA
- a CDS encoding peroxiredoxin: MIGKTAPQFELPAIMPDGRTAAVSLTHSIKAEKWLVLFFYPRDFSTVCPTELNDLADRMAAFEALDADVVAVSTDSLASHHAWQKTPREKDGIKGAAYPLASDFTGNVSQAFGVLDARDYTSQRATFIIDPTGVICYCVMHADLVGRETTELLRVLEALQTGEACGVNWQPGDEQLTQEEV; this comes from the coding sequence ATGATCGGAAAAACTGCACCTCAATTCGAACTACCCGCAATTATGCCGGATGGAAGAACAGCAGCCGTAAGCTTGACACATAGTATAAAAGCGGAAAAGTGGCTTGTACTCTTTTTTTATCCGCGCGATTTTAGTACCGTCTGTCCGACGGAATTAAATGATCTAGCAGATAGGATGGCTGCTTTTGAAGCATTAGATGCAGATGTTGTGGCTGTGTCCACAGACAGTCTTGCATCGCATCATGCCTGGCAGAAAACGCCTCGAGAGAAGGATGGAATAAAGGGTGCTGCATATCCGCTTGCTTCAGATTTTACAGGTAATGTGTCTCAAGCCTTTGGTGTGCTGGATGCAAGAGACTATACATCGCAGCGTGCGACATTCATCATTGATCCAACTGGAGTCATTTGCTATTGTGTCATGCACGCAGACTTGGTAGGACGGGAAACAACCGAATTGCTGCGTGTATTGGAGGCTCTCCAAACGGGAGAAGCTTGCGGTGTGAATTGGCAGCCAGGTGACGAACAACTCACACAGGAGGAGGTATAA
- the cbpB gene encoding cyclic-di-AMP-binding protein CbpB — translation MAKLELQELTEMIVGDLMIESEKVAHVQLNNPLEHALLVLVKSGYSVIPVLDHTYRLQGMISKTAILNEVLGMERFEMEKLSELKVLDTMLTDVPVLKKSDPFLTALKAVVNHAFLCVLDEEGYFEGILTRRAILKQMNRYLHEQVHFHPAGDKTNA, via the coding sequence ATGGCAAAATTAGAGCTTCAGGAACTCACTGAAATGATAGTGGGAGACTTGATGATTGAATCTGAAAAAGTCGCCCATGTTCAATTGAATAATCCGTTGGAGCATGCTTTACTCGTACTTGTTAAATCTGGTTACTCTGTTATTCCTGTACTTGACCATACGTACAGGCTGCAAGGTATGATATCAAAGACTGCAATTTTAAATGAAGTACTCGGTATGGAAAGATTTGAAATGGAGAAGCTTTCCGAGCTGAAGGTGCTGGACACCATGCTGACAGATGTACCGGTTTTAAAGAAATCTGATCCATTTCTGACAGCATTAAAGGCTGTGGTGAATCATGCTTTTCTTTGTGTGCTGGACGAGGAAGGGTACTTTGAAGGAATTCTGACTCGCCGTGCTATTCTCAAGCAGATGAACAGGTATCTGCATGAGCAAGTGCACTTTCACCCTGCTGGGGATAAAACGAATGCGTAA
- a CDS encoding TlpA disulfide reductase family protein, whose translation MLAQLPSVINQQPENWLIQPEQHTGGRSLVVFFWSISCTMCKEKMPSFLHFAKEESLFFDMLFVHVPRSAADLAVHEIKEYMQQLDVPVYLDHKHQMKNTFRVQKLPSIALIDKKGRLRHIQAGGNFTTMLTKQLDSLKYS comes from the coding sequence ATGCTAGCTCAATTGCCTTCTGTCATTAATCAGCAGCCGGAAAATTGGCTCATTCAGCCGGAACAGCACACAGGCGGCCGTTCGTTAGTTGTTTTCTTTTGGTCAATAAGCTGTACCATGTGCAAAGAGAAAATGCCTAGCTTCTTACACTTTGCTAAAGAAGAATCGTTATTTTTTGATATGCTGTTTGTTCATGTGCCTCGTTCAGCAGCGGATTTAGCTGTACATGAAATAAAAGAATATATGCAGCAATTAGATGTTCCGGTTTATCTGGATCACAAGCATCAAATGAAGAATACCTTTCGCGTGCAAAAGCTGCCTAGTATTGCTCTAATTGACAAAAAAGGAAGGTTACGACATATACAAGCAGGCGGTAATTTTACAACCATGCTGACAAAGCAGCTCGATAGCTTGAAATACAGTTAA
- a CDS encoding N-acetyldiaminopimelate deacetylase — protein sequence MEDKLIQIRRDLHQIPELGFQEEKTQVYLLDYIKQLPQDHLQIKTWRTGIIVRVAGAEGSKTIGFRTDIDGLPITEETGLHFESQHEGRMHACGHDLHMTIALGALTACANKQPHQNMVFIFQPAEEGPGGALPLLESGVLKEWWPDEIFALHIAPELPVGTVSSRAGILFANTSELFLDFKGKGGHAAYPHLTKDMVVAASTFVTNMQGIVARNLDPLQSAVITIGKMESGFVQNTIAETARLEGTIRTMDPEAIAVVKQHIEQQAKGLEISHDCQIGIDYGSNYYQVYNDNTKVEAFQKAIAMTALTYKEANPAMTGEDFGYMLKEIPGFMFWLGVDSPYGLHHSKLTPDEQAINCGVEAVLAYINET from the coding sequence ATGGAAGACAAGCTGATTCAAATCAGAAGAGATTTACATCAAATACCGGAGCTCGGTTTTCAAGAAGAGAAAACTCAAGTTTACTTGCTCGATTACATAAAGCAGCTTCCGCAGGATCATCTTCAAATCAAAACTTGGCGAACAGGCATTATTGTACGAGTTGCGGGGGCGGAAGGTTCGAAAACAATCGGCTTCCGAACCGATATTGATGGTCTGCCCATAACGGAAGAAACTGGACTGCATTTTGAGTCGCAGCACGAAGGCCGTATGCACGCTTGCGGTCATGATTTACATATGACAATCGCTTTAGGTGCATTAACAGCTTGCGCAAACAAACAGCCGCATCAGAATATGGTTTTTATTTTTCAGCCAGCGGAAGAAGGCCCAGGAGGCGCGCTGCCTCTTTTAGAAAGTGGCGTGCTGAAAGAATGGTGGCCGGATGAGATTTTTGCACTCCACATTGCCCCGGAGCTGCCTGTTGGAACGGTTTCCTCCAGAGCAGGGATTCTTTTTGCTAATACGAGTGAGCTGTTTTTAGATTTCAAAGGAAAAGGCGGTCATGCTGCTTACCCCCACTTAACGAAGGACATGGTTGTCGCAGCTAGTACCTTCGTAACGAATATGCAAGGGATAGTTGCTCGTAATCTTGATCCGTTACAAAGTGCTGTTATAACAATCGGTAAAATGGAGAGCGGATTTGTCCAAAATACAATTGCGGAGACTGCGCGGCTGGAAGGGACAATTCGCACGATGGACCCAGAGGCAATTGCTGTAGTAAAGCAGCATATCGAGCAGCAGGCAAAAGGACTGGAAATCAGCCATGATTGCCAGATCGGTATCGATTACGGCTCCAATTATTATCAAGTGTATAACGATAACACGAAAGTAGAAGCTTTTCAAAAAGCGATAGCAATGACTGCTTTAACATATAAAGAAGCTAACCCTGCGATGACCGGTGAAGATTTTGGTTATATGCTGAAGGAGATACCAGGATTCATGTTCTGGCTGGGAGTCGATTCCCCGTACGGCTTGCACCACAGTAAATTGACACCAGACGAACAAGCGATAAACTGCGGCGTTGAAGCGGTACTAGCTTATATAAACGAAACATAA
- a CDS encoding YkyB family protein yields the protein MKVNTTLSDIAKALFVVNRHAKTAPDPSYLYQLKKLTVAKLLEQNKAKKIGLHFSEHPKLSRQHSTMLVQVAEYYFHIPAAREDFKTLPHLGELDKTFRNPKPNLSLSQAKRILSSYLNLPPQEAKKKQQPPVSRSAYYTPSSLGQFTWPDKKKRRS from the coding sequence TTGAAAGTAAACACAACATTAAGTGATATTGCGAAAGCATTATTTGTTGTTAATCGCCATGCGAAAACAGCACCTGACCCTAGCTACTTATATCAATTAAAGAAACTGACGGTAGCCAAGCTTCTTGAGCAGAACAAAGCAAAAAAGATTGGTCTCCACTTTTCGGAACATCCAAAACTGAGCCGCCAGCATTCCACAATGCTGGTGCAGGTTGCAGAATATTATTTTCACATTCCAGCTGCTAGAGAAGATTTTAAGACACTGCCGCATCTTGGAGAATTGGACAAGACCTTTCGGAATCCTAAACCGAACCTCTCCCTCTCACAAGCAAAACGGATTCTTTCGTCTTATTTGAATCTGCCACCGCAAGAAGCCAAGAAAAAACAGCAGCCACCAGTCAGCAGATCCGCATACTATACGCCATCCTCCCTTGGTCAATTTACATGGCCCGATAAGAAAAAGCGACGCAGCTAA
- a CDS encoding TrkH family potassium uptake protein — MRTYDPRWRWANNISPTRLIILFYLAAVLISTCLLALPIAHQKDTDLSFIDVLFTAVSAISVTGLSSVPIHEYFNTTGIILIAFTMQLGGIGVMTLGTFVWLLFGKKIGFKERRLIMADQNQGSFKGAVSLMRQILIVVLTIELIGFLVLGTYYLQYFPTAKEAYFQGLFASISATTNGGFDITGQSLIPFQDDYFVQFVHMLLIVLGAIGFPVLIEVKHFIFASNEERNFIRFTLFTKLTTVTFLVLIVMGAIVIALLDSGHFFANKSWHEILFYSLFQSVTTRSGGLSTMDVGQLTEQNELFMSALMFIGASPSSAGGGIRTTTFALVVIALYHFARGNKQINIFRREIHAEDLFKAVNVTIFGILIVFTSAVILASIEPFTLTEVLFEVCSAFGTVGLSLGITAELSDVSKVILMILMFLGRVGILTFLYSLHRKSSGANYHYPKERIIIG, encoded by the coding sequence ATGCGTACCTACGACCCGCGTTGGCGCTGGGCTAATAATATATCGCCAACTCGATTGATCATTCTATTTTATTTAGCAGCGGTATTAATCTCTACTTGTCTATTGGCATTGCCAATCGCACATCAGAAAGACACAGATCTTTCTTTTATAGATGTACTGTTTACAGCGGTAAGCGCTATTAGTGTGACCGGACTTTCTTCCGTACCAATTCATGAATATTTTAATACAACAGGTATTATTCTAATCGCTTTTACAATGCAGCTCGGTGGTATCGGTGTAATGACGCTTGGTACCTTCGTCTGGTTATTGTTCGGTAAGAAAATCGGTTTCAAAGAGCGCAGATTAATCATGGCTGACCAAAATCAAGGTTCTTTTAAAGGTGCCGTGTCATTAATGCGTCAAATTCTCATAGTTGTCCTGACAATAGAACTTATTGGATTCTTAGTATTGGGAACTTATTATCTGCAATACTTTCCTACTGCTAAAGAGGCGTATTTCCAAGGGTTATTTGCATCAATAAGTGCTACGACTAATGGTGGGTTTGACATTACAGGGCAATCGCTAATTCCCTTTCAAGATGATTACTTTGTGCAGTTTGTACATATGCTTCTCATTGTTCTTGGTGCAATTGGCTTTCCTGTACTAATTGAGGTGAAGCATTTTATTTTCGCTTCGAATGAAGAACGGAATTTTATCCGATTTACTTTGTTTACAAAGTTAACGACAGTGACGTTTTTAGTGCTGATTGTAATGGGTGCTATTGTCATCGCTTTATTGGATTCCGGTCACTTCTTCGCAAATAAATCATGGCATGAAATTCTTTTTTATTCGCTCTTCCAATCTGTTACGACCCGCAGCGGAGGATTGTCCACGATGGATGTTGGGCAGCTTACCGAACAAAATGAATTATTTATGTCTGCACTTATGTTTATCGGGGCCTCACCAAGCAGTGCGGGCGGAGGTATCCGGACGACGACGTTTGCTTTAGTTGTTATTGCTCTGTATCACTTTGCCAGAGGAAATAAGCAGATTAATATCTTCCGCAGAGAAATTCACGCAGAAGATTTATTCAAGGCAGTAAATGTGACGATTTTCGGTATTCTAATCGTCTTTACCTCAGCCGTTATTCTGGCATCCATTGAACCATTTACTCTTACGGAAGTACTGTTTGAAGTATGCAGTGCATTCGGAACCGTCGGCCTGAGCCTAGGAATTACCGCTGAGTTGAGCGATGTAAGTAAAGTCATACTGATGATCTTAATGTTCCTTGGGAGGGTCGGTATCTTGACATTCCTTTACTCTCTACATCGCAAGTCTTCTGGAGCTAATTATCACTATCCGAAAGAACGTATTATCATAGGTTAA
- a CDS encoding YwpF-like family protein: MKTFKLAELILYPTNEDSLEGKEMQLTEGLIINKEEDNEWVLEAVLDKKDLAIVSNLSQDGNVVLAQVRITKPENRPALFLVQVQEVNDLEEEGNVIMRGNLRREDRSDLLMTIQRLRKEGKEEGEILLSGTDLTE, translated from the coding sequence ATGAAAACGTTCAAATTAGCAGAACTTATCTTGTACCCGACTAACGAAGATAGCCTAGAAGGTAAAGAAATGCAGTTAACAGAGGGGTTAATTATTAATAAAGAAGAAGATAACGAATGGGTATTAGAAGCGGTACTAGACAAAAAAGATTTGGCAATCGTAAGTAACTTATCACAAGATGGCAATGTAGTGCTTGCGCAAGTGCGGATTACGAAACCAGAAAATCGCCCGGCTTTATTCCTTGTTCAAGTGCAGGAAGTCAATGACTTAGAGGAAGAAGGGAATGTCATTATGAGGGGCAATTTAAGAAGAGAGGACCGGTCTGATTTGCTCATGACAATTCAACGCCTGCGCAAGGAAGGCAAAGAAGAAGGTGAGATTCTCTTGAGCGGAACAGATTTAACAGAATAA
- a CDS encoding aspartyl-phosphate phosphatase Spo0E family protein, translating into MKDNGDDMILPEHARYCLQHSNKLINLNRLTRQIEVLREQMAEVAFEKGFTSSESIAKSQELDKLLNLYEAKRKI; encoded by the coding sequence ATGAAGGATAATGGTGATGATATGATATTGCCTGAGCACGCAAGATATTGCCTGCAACACTCAAATAAATTAATTAACTTAAATAGGCTAACACGCCAAATCGAAGTGCTTCGCGAGCAAATGGCCGAAGTCGCTTTTGAAAAAGGATTTACAAGCAGCGAATCCATTGCTAAAAGCCAGGAGCTAGACAAGCTCTTGAACTTATACGAAGCGAAACGGAAAATATAA
- a CDS encoding hemolysin III family protein, whose protein sequence is METYIFTKKEETAHSITHGFGALLSIAALAVAIVLASFSSDPWVIVSVTIFGTTMLLMYLSSTIVHALPEGKTKDIFQIIDHAAIYLFIAGTYTPILLISLRDPLGWTVFGIVWGIAIAGTIFKIFFVKKFLIMSTILYLLMGWMIMFIWKPLLEVLPQQSLQYLLIGGLLYTIGAVFYVWRKIPYHHAVWHMFVLAGSAFHFFAILFLI, encoded by the coding sequence TTGGAAACATATATTTTCACCAAAAAAGAGGAAACAGCCCATTCGATTACACATGGCTTTGGAGCCTTGCTTAGTATAGCTGCCCTCGCTGTCGCAATCGTCTTGGCAAGTTTTTCGAGTGACCCATGGGTTATTGTCTCTGTCACAATCTTTGGGACGACGATGCTGCTTATGTATCTCTCTTCTACAATAGTGCACGCATTACCGGAAGGGAAAACAAAAGATATTTTCCAAATTATTGATCATGCGGCTATCTATTTATTTATAGCCGGTACGTATACACCGATACTGCTGATCAGCCTTAGAGATCCGCTCGGATGGACAGTTTTCGGGATTGTTTGGGGAATTGCCATCGCCGGAACTATATTTAAGATTTTCTTTGTTAAGAAATTTCTAATCATGTCAACGATACTTTATCTTCTAATGGGCTGGATGATTATGTTCATTTGGAAACCGTTGCTTGAAGTATTGCCGCAGCAGTCGCTTCAGTATTTACTCATTGGCGGTCTGCTTTATACAATTGGTGCTGTATTTTACGTTTGGCGAAAGATCCCTTATCACCATGCCGTGTGGCATATGTTTGTACTTGCGGGGTCGGCGTTTCATTTCTTCGCTATTCTTTTTCTCATTTGA
- the dapD gene encoding 2,3,4,5-tetrahydropyridine-2,6-dicarboxylate N-acetyltransferase, giving the protein MKMMDANEIISFISNSKKSTPVKVYAKGNDLDKLTYPESVKAFPEANTAVLFGEWSELEGFLKDTAAIEDYVIENDRRNSAIPLLDMKGINARIEPGVVIRDQVEIGDGAVIMMGASINIGSVIGEGTMIDMNVVMGGRATVGKNCHIGAGTVLAGVIEPPSAKPVVIEDDVVIGANVVVLEGVTVGKGSIVAAGAIVTEDVAPNTLVGGTPARVLKEIDDQTKSKTEIRQELRKLN; this is encoded by the coding sequence ATGAAAATGATGGATGCAAATGAAATTATTTCTTTCATTTCGAATAGTAAAAAATCTACACCAGTAAAAGTATACGCAAAAGGTAATGACTTGGATAAATTGACTTATCCGGAAAGTGTCAAAGCATTCCCAGAAGCAAATACAGCCGTTCTTTTCGGAGAATGGAGCGAGCTTGAGGGCTTCTTGAAAGATACAGCTGCTATTGAAGATTATGTCATTGAAAACGACCGTCGCAATTCAGCTATTCCGCTTTTAGACATGAAAGGTATTAACGCCCGTATTGAGCCAGGCGTAGTTATTCGTGATCAAGTGGAAATCGGTGATGGCGCAGTTATTATGATGGGTGCTTCTATTAACATCGGTTCTGTAATCGGCGAAGGAACAATGATTGATATGAACGTTGTAATGGGTGGACGTGCTACTGTCGGTAAAAACTGTCACATTGGTGCAGGTACTGTCTTGGCAGGTGTAATTGAACCACCTTCCGCGAAACCAGTCGTAATTGAAGATGATGTTGTCATTGGTGCGAACGTTGTCGTGTTGGAAGGGGTAACGGTTGGAAAAGGTTCCATTGTTGCAGCTGGTGCGATTGTGACAGAAGATGTAGCTCCAAACACACTTGTTGGCGGCACGCCGGCACGCGTATTGAAAGAAATTGATGATCAAACGAAATCCAAGACAGAGATTCGTCAGGAACTTCGTAAATTGAACTAA